The segment aaccatTACTTCTTGACATATGCAGTGGTGATCCATCACTGATCTGAAGGTGAGTAGTCAAGGAAGCATCTTCACATACTTATGTTTGCATTTTCCTCTTTCACACCAGCAATAGTACGTTTTTCCATGTTGCCATCTTCACTGAGGAGGTGAATGATTTTTTCAATGTGCATTaatccccctaagatcctgcatctcctctaggccttaggagatatcacatgtgcactAAGTGCATAGTgtcagtccatggtcttcttcctccatacctgcttggactcattcttcttcctattttcaGGCTTGGGAAcaggtctcttcttctcccactgaTTGATCCTTGCACTTGCAGATTCTCCATTACagctagaagtagtgctatagtagcagaCAATATCCATCCCAACCTTatgattgggaaatctcttgacatactggtttgaccatcttctcctggtcatgttgCTTTGACTAGCAATCGAAACCGGTGAACCTCTTACTCCTACAGGGATATTTCACCTTTGGTTCCATGAAGATCTTTGCCTCCCATATGCTTCGTCTTCACTTATCTTAAGAGTGTGACCATTTTTTCGGTCTCCATGTAAGTGCAGGTTCTTCTTCCTATATTCAAACTCTTTATGGctagatccattgtagttatgataaacaatctttgcataactgggagaaggAACATGCAAGTATCTACTTTTGGATACATCCttcccataagcatgatttctatgagatcctacattagtctttctagatctctttctacattcccttTCCTTATGGCCATAAACATTACATGTAAAGCAGTAAGCGGTAAATGACgacatatgacttacatatttactttgtcatgcatgaggagatcttgctGGTTTTGTATCCCCATCTTCACCCTTTTgggaatggatccttggttgtccattctgagcacctcttctatttgatctcttcttcttctcccacacatgcttccccttgtgggtggtagcatttttcAGTCCTCTACCAATGGAGGATCTCCTTTGCTACTTCCCCTTATTCCTACTTCCGGTGGagttttcttcttccatcttccccTTACCTTTGGGATCTGTATGAAGATGCCTTCTTGCAGCATTGATCTTCACTTTTGTCTGTAAGTCCAAACCATTtgtggtcaggtcaaccttctttagAGGAACATTTCTAACTGGagaggtttggcctttgttttcttcaaGCAACCACtgaatttttttgtcttttatctctagttgagaggctagatcttcacactggAATTTCTTGGTGTCTTTTGCCcaagtcttcaactctgagatgaatttatcagattcttcaaggcatttgactagCCGTTTTTGCTCCACAAtagaaacattcttgaatagcttgtattcccttttaactatattgagttcttcaagagtatttacaagttctccttcaaggtcaacttctggTGCTTCTTCATCATCAGAGGGATCTTGATGGCAAGATCTATCTGCCATGTCTTCCTGTTCATCATCACCACTGCTCAACATATTTTGTTGAGGGGAACTATTTGCCTAGCCAATTTCTGATTCTTGAGCCACGAAAAGTTgagctccttcttcatcattgaTATGGCTGCTAGCAAATCTATGTTCAtcatccagataaatatgagaggtatttctcatatttgcttCAATGTCTAGTTCTACAATTgagggctcatttccatagagcctcTTTGacctttcccataagctctttgctattttacacctgtccacctatgaagagacatcatCGGTGAGTCCACTGAAAATAAccatcatggcttcttcattgcactggttttttctttcttctacaaatctagTAGAAAGATTGACCTTTCTAGCGAGACCATCAACtattgacatccaaacatcaaaccctagggaggataggaaaacttccattctacagctccaaatagaaaaatttgaaccatcaaatacaggagCAGAGAATGATACtagacaaaccattgtgtccttaggccagaatctacccaagttggagaacactcttctaactaggaacctaggctctgataccaattattagacacaatgcaccattgagagggggagggggtgaattagtggttctctaAAATCTTTTCCATTTAGCTCCTCTTTATGAGCATATTGGTttatgaatcaaacacaatgaagaCTTACTGTTTAGtgatgagactaactcaaatacacacaaacacaaaaagacatctcataacaccagcatatatgaggaaaacccaagatgggaaaaacatcgatgagcaatgttgttggagtctactactccaatccaacctcacaataaatcaaagttacaaattttagggcaccaacccacgAAGCTACAACACCTgaaccgagctacaactcagtgttcacaaattaaacatcaaatacataagtggttatcatgttacaagtgaatcttgcaaccatttcaaatGTTTTGCTCTATCAGTGAGCTATCCTCTATgctacaccaactcactcttcttgttgttcttcaccCACTCTACTCTCTGCCGATTCTCTGTTTACCTTTTCTGCAACCTCATTCTCTTCTGCTTGATCAGTATAAACACTATTGATTCTTCACTCCAACTGGTTGAAATCTTCAACTagattctccctctctctcactctcttcacaAAAGCAATTTGAAAACTGGGCTAATTTCTTCTTTCTTGCAGAAACCTTCAACTTATCAGTCCCTCAATTTTCTATTCTTCAGCAACCCCATTCTTCCTCTTCTGCCACATACTTATAGActagttttccctccaaaaaccaattcaaaatctaggtggttagggtttcctcaccatcctcgaggcaaaccaaatcaaaTCAGATCTTGCACGATCTAATCTTTCTAACATCTGAATGCACAACTCCACCATATTCGCATCTCCTGGGTCACGCCTTCCATCTCTGGCAACTTGTTTTTTACCATAATGGCTAatcccttggtcaatcatgaaagatatgttgtgatgttttctctatcgcctcgatcttctcaatcactctaggCTAACTCATAGTTGACTtttagacctcgagcctcaaattGTTGCAATCGCTCTGCAACAAGTCTCGTGATTTGTGTGACCATTCATTAAAactgaccaaccctgcaacaaccctgttgatgtacattccatctttattcAAACACAAGTTTGCCACATTGACTCCTTGTGGAATCCATATCGACTATctaccagcttggcacttcaagtcggtccaagtaggatcaccgaccaaccaccctaTCAGTTTCATACTTCTGTTAGTTTGCTAATCCTtctggtctcaaccattctaccagtTACCTTATCCTATCTACCCTCATCTTGAATTGTCAATGGAACTCTCAAACTAGTCACCAGACTGGTAAATCTagagtatgctcattcccacaaatgGGAAATCTTCTGCAATTACACCTTGCTTATATAATTGATGGACTCATATactagttaccactcttgatgacaccatgtcatcagccTTCACAAGACTGCTATCTTCTTTCAGTAAGGTCAGATTCCTATGTTTACATCTACTCATCTTTTCTTCCTAATCAATGTTGTTCCTTCCTCTATTGGTTTGTCAAGGTGagaaacacttcacacttcctctgtACTGGCATCTCAATCATGACTTCTCTTTTTGGTTTAGTGTATAACCCTAATCTCAagcacttagggcattccttcaattcaccagTAGATtcggtgtgatccttcaagtgattgcctttacctcttcactcttatctctccaaactataatgcacttaatgcataaTAGGAGTTAAGTTCCACTTGCTTGGAGGAGTAACACCATCTACTTTCTATTGTATGCTCATGTGATTTCCTTGTTGAGCAGCATCTCTTCAACCAGGAACATGTGAACTGATGTGAGCATATTCATTGTATGTCATTGCTTCCCAtaatgactgcatcttcatccagtgggagtcctactattttgcaacctcatagcatatcgattcattcttctcttccagtgttgatgtgattaagctaatattctgcctcttcatcacaaacaaccactcaaacacctttctatctcatcacacaagtcaagcactaacttgttGCACTGGTGACTCGtcaggtcatcttccttaccattaccagtgttctacaacacaaggtgatatgcaagatatctcatcttgtacttcttcatagtagtgtttcacatacatctctactactggtggtcatcccataccagttgacatcaatgataacacaatgccaacaatggggatattttaagaattTTAAGGAGGACATGCATGAGAGAGAAATAATTCCTAAGACCACTATGGAAAAATACCAAGACACCATATGTTCTATGGTGGATACTGAGTATTGTTTGATAGAAGTAGTAGAGCCCCAAGTTGTATGGAttatgcctatgggttatgaggttgaagaaaaaaatttaaaattgtatgAACAATATTTTTGAGTAAACCAGTGGACCCTAATGAGGAGAGGTTTGGAACATACAAATAGAAGACCTTAAAGTAACATCAGTAATTTAAAAAGACTATGATCCAAAAGAAAGTGAGGAAGGAGGTAGAGGCTTTTGCAGAGAGCATGATAATATCAAAGGAAGTGGTCCAAAAAGGTAGGGAGGAGAATATTCTCTCtaaggagaagactatgaagaagGAGACCAAGAAGGAGACCAAACCAGAAGAATCTAAGCCTAAGCCAAGGAAAACTAGAAGCACAACTCCCTCCTCTAGTCCTGCAAAGCCTACAAATAAACCAAAATCTTTAGCTACACCATCCAgtgaaggaaagaggaagagaggaCAAGCTAGAGTGTTCATTTGTATTgctgaagaagagaatgaatctaatGAAGTTGTCAAGGAGATTAAGGATAAAGTTTCTAAAGCCAGCAAAGCTTCAAAAGAGAAATCTGGTAAGAAACATAAGCTGTCTGAACTTGATAAGGCATTAAAAAAAGGTAAACTTGAGGTTATTCCTCCTATGTATTTGGATGAGATGTTAATGAGGTTGTGAAGAAATGTAACTTGAAGCCATTATCAtaatggtatgaaaattttgatgaattcgGGAAAATAACTTTATAAGAAGAAAATGTAGAGTACTTGAATGTATATAGTAAATCTCTAATTGAACTAATGTTAGTCATAACCAAGAGCTTGTGtgaaattttggatgctaggagacTAACAATAAATAAGGAAGATGAGAGTTTGAAGGAATATGTATTGGTTAATCTCTGTTTAGTTATTACTAAAGAGGAGATAGATAGATTACTCAAATTAGCAAAGAATGAGTTTAGGAGTAAGCATAGAGTGACTAAAATAATGACTagaaaaattgatgaagttgcaaagGAAACTGAGAAAATATAGACAAAAGTTTTGCTAGAAAATAAGTATGAAGTTATATCAAGCAAAAGGACAAGAAGAAACTCATCCGAAAGAGAAAAAGATGCCATCACAAGCCGAGAAGACAATAGGTGATACTTTTATCCCAAAAGTTCAATCTGTTGAGCCAGTAGAAGTTGGTGTGCGAGAAGAAGTTAGAGTTAATGATGTAGTTGACAAGGCAGAAGAGGTTGTAGGGAAAGCAGGTGAGggtaaggacaaggatgataatcCTTCAGTTTTTGTAGTTAACCCTCCGGTTCCTGAGAAGATTACAAAAATACAGAAGGTGTAAGTTAAGGTTGAGGTTATGACTAAAGTAAGAGACATTCTTGAGTCGGTGAAGGCAAAGAAAGTCTCTAATGATCTTTAATTTGTGCAAGGTCCAATTAATCTCTCCTCCGTGTCCCCATTCAAAAGCTTCAACTAGCATCATTTTTTCAAGAAAAGGATAGTGAGGATCTTTAGAAGTATCACATAGAGGAcaatatgtttttgataaagataaatagattatagggacctgaaacccaaagtttTACAGACCAAGGCTAGTAGCCAGCCAGACATAAAACCTAAGTGAAACAGGGGAAACACCCCGCATAGACCGAGcgccaaaaatcaaaacaaatagagCCAAAAATAGAACAAGAAAAAGAACCCAACTGAGAGAGTGCACCAATTCAGTATTCTTCTTtataatcttcttgttgattttctccaaatcctccatgatgaatttggAGGTTCCCTTGTCCTGGCTCCAGCTCTTGGTCCTAGTGCAAGGACCTGAACTATTCTTCCCTCCAACAACACTCTGGCCACCCTCCAAAGCATTCTTATTTTTTTTCCCCAAGGGAGCCTCACTGGCGATGGGTCTGGTTCTATAGTCGACCATCATGGAATTGATTTTCTCCAAACCATTAGAACTATTATGCATTGCCTTCCTATTGATTTCCACCAGATTATTTAGGCTTTCCTTGATATCATTCACATACTCTTCTAGCTTATCGATTCCGCACTCATGGAAGATCTTCATAGTTTCAActaatagacttataaagcactgagagggggggtgaattagtgacaacaaaaacaatacaacTTCAAACACAGACCAGTAAAGATAGTTAACCACTTTACTTAATagtatgcatgtaatccaaaatgatattaaagaatccacaataagtaaaacatccaccataacacaagtgtttatacgtggaaaacccaattgggaaaaaccatgatgagatgggactcacaagttaactatctatagtaataagTAACTGtctggttagggtctacaaaagtgATCTCCTAGGagagaatcctgttaaagatcctaaAGACCTGTTAGgagatataccctgttaaaggtagtaccctattaagagtaacctcggtagaggatttcaaacccaaactaatggatcaccttgtcagaggatttgtacaatgaatcatGTTAGAGctttacccagttaagggatttgacatttgtagtgattagaaaatgataggtggtgtgatctaaaaatagcacatcttgtttgtatagatcctcttttgctcGCTCAAAACTGCATCACTGACATGCTCTACAATTCCTTtgataaatcacatcaacacatcacttgtatcttgcatcataaaaatagttcatcacaatgtcattttatagatattagatttcatgttggctcaggaacctcatcacaatttcctaggtgcagtgtatttggacaatctaacataactcatcacagattgccgccaaatcattcagttagggataactcatcatgaccggtgataactcatcacataattagTAAAACCAGTTGGAACATCGATACCAGTTAAGATTTAACCTCTTTCAaatcatagaccgattgtcctccaatTGATTCTTTGATGATATCCATTGAATCTCCAAGATGGTGTcatgtcattcctgcatataccgattgtctacatataccggttagacaccctcaaaaccaaTTGAACTTCACTAAACATATAATACCAGTTtttcaatacaaagacttaggagtaatactggtttgtcttaactaagatgactatgacaatgtgaacatatgtgtgtgtatagatgtgccatcaatgacaacacatgaagtcatctattacaatcatcatcaagccaacatcaaCATCCTGAGATATCTTCTGGATCATGCTCATGATCTTTTGAATTTTATTGGGCCTAGGGGAATTTGTGAaagtttcaataattcccttaatcctATCTTTCAGGGTTCCAATTTCCTTATTCACCCACTTCCAGCAGATTTCCTAACTTCAGTGACCTCCAAAAATAGGTTTTCCAACACCTTCTCCTCCTTTTTCTTGCCTTCATTCTCCTTATTCACAttcccttgtttctcattatccatattgatggggatgtccaacctaatctcatgCTCCAAGTCTTTGGACCTACttgatttggttaatttgatttgtttttTGGTGAGGACCTCCAAGTCTTGCATTTTTCCTGCTACTAGATTTAAACTTACTTGCCACCCACTTTGGAGGATTGGTTTTCCTACTACTGTTAGTTCTCGAggtcaccataagctccccttCTTTCTTCAGTCTATACTTAGGGTCCTCTGAATCTTTGATTTCATGCTAATCCATGGCAGTACCACTATCATGCTCATCCATCTCCATTTCAAAAACAAACTACACATCAGAGTTAGAGGAGGAAATGTAggttttatccttgggggagggtttcacttcatgaacTTTGGCATATTCCATGATTAACATGATAAGCCCTTCATGAAGCATAGGGGTATCATGGTTTTCAAAATGTTTgactaaactattctccaaggatgaaaccaaCTAGAAGGGGATTGAGATAattctaccatgcctaaaatggtttaagatagtaaaatgataTGAGAAAATACTATACCTACCATCAAcggtgatgtacctcatgatgaattctgACATATCAGCCCAGAGGGAAATTAGCTCTTTCTTGTTGTAGCCACCATCCACCATTTTTGAAACCCTCTGTCGCTCCTTTTCCTTATCAAAGAAAGTGGCAATGGCCTCCTCACCCAACTTCCTATCTCTATATAATTTCTCGCCTTTCATATCCAGACCAGTAACAATGGCAAGTAGGGTTTCATCAAATTGAAACTCCACACCATAAGAAGCCAACACACCCTTATTCCATCATTTGACAAAGATTTCAGTAACCAAGACATAATGACCATGCAGTCTCTCAAAAAAGGGAACCATACCACCATGAGAGATTTCCTCGCAAACCTCCTTATTCTTCTGCCACTTATCATAGTTCAGGGGTTCAAACCTATTCTTTTCACCTCCCATTTTGTAGCTCAAACAATTCAGACAATAATACTCTAGAACCAAAACCAGGAAGAAACAAAACTAGAAATAGGGCGGCTTGAAAGTTCTAGAGCTTCTCAAAGTGGTAACAATTCGAAATACCACCCCAACAactcccatcccatcataatctttcatcattAAATTCATTGGAAAGACCAAAGATATAGGCATCATTTCTTTCCAAGTCACACAGAGTTTTTGAGTAAGTTTCcctcctctccaccatttaaccacCATGTAATCAACAACCAAGTTGGCAACATGATCTGCTGGTTTGTTTCCTTCCCAAAAAATGTGTCAGATCTTGAAGTCCTCTAGGCTGACAATCATTTCAAGGCAATCCTTGATTAGGTTTGAAATAGTCCAACTAGGTTCTGTACTACCCCTAATGCATTTTAAAATGTTAAGTGAGTCACTTTAGAGCCAGACCTATCTGAACCCTTCCTTCCTTGCCATGTGTAGTCTTATGTAGGCGACACTCACCTCCACAAAATGGTTGGTCTGGGTGCCCAAAGGGAGCGCCACCATGCAGATTAACAAACCCAAATGATTCCTCACCATTCCCCCATAGCCTATCAGCCCAAGATTTCCCGTGGCCGCCCCATCATATTGATTTTGATCCCCTGGAGGGGGCAGATGCCAAGAAACATTCTCTctggtatgtttaattttatagaCAGACAAATATATTCCAGTCTATCTCCCATCTATTGGCAGTATCCCATTCCTCCTGGTTAGACTCAAGTGGAGGATCATTTTTCCTAATAGGACAATAATTAAGAAAGTTTTCCTTAATAGCATTCCTTATTTTGATAGCCACAACAAGAGCATTGGACTCCATACCTCTGAAAACCttgttatttctttccttccaaataccCCAGGC is part of the Cryptomeria japonica chromosome 10, Sugi_1.0, whole genome shotgun sequence genome and harbors:
- the LOC131859062 gene encoding uncharacterized protein LOC131859062, whose product is MIQKKVRKEVEAFAESMIISKEVVQKGREENILSKEKTMKKETKKETKPEESKPKPRKTRSTTPSSSPAKPTNKPKSLATPSSEGKRKRGQARVFICIAEEENESNEVVKEIKDKVSKASKASKEKSGKKHKLSELDKALKKGKLEVIPPMYLDEMLMRL